Part of the Paludisphaera borealis genome, ACGATCCGCCGGCCGTCGCCCGATCCTCGGCCCTCAACACCGCGTCGAGGGCGTCGAGCCGGGCGGTCCAGGCCGCGCGCTGAGCGTTGATCCAGGCGGCGGCCTCGTCGAGCGAACTGGGATCGAGCGACAACACGTGCTCACGCCCCGCCCGCCGCCGATGCACCAGCCCCGCCCGTTCCAAAATCTGAATGTGCTTCGACACCGCGTTGAGCGACATCGCGAACGGCCGCGCCAGCTCGGTGACCCGCGCCTCGCCCTCCGACAGCCGACGCAAAATCGCCCGCCTCGTCGGATCGGCCAGAGCCGACAACGTCTGATCCAGCTCGGTCGGATTGCTCTCAGTGATCATTGCTCAACCTTTTGGTTGAATGTAGGGGCCGTCGGCGTGGCAGTCAAGGCGTCGGTTTCACGAATTGTTTAAACTGGAGTCGGAGATGGGGCTGTCGGGTTTTCGTGCCGAATTAAGATATGAGAGAAACGCGATGAAGAAGA contains:
- a CDS encoding ArsR/SmtB family transcription factor, with product MITESNPTELDQTLSALADPTRRAILRRLSEGEARVTELARPFAMSLNAVSKHIQILERAGLVHRRRAGREHVLSLDPSSLDEAAAWINAQRAAWTARLDALDAVLRAEDRATAGGSSEEG